From a region of the Cucumis sativus cultivar 9930 chromosome 6, Cucumber_9930_V3, whole genome shotgun sequence genome:
- the LOC101213584 gene encoding HVA22-like protein f gives MGFFERATVHFFHAAIGSAIVLLYPLYESKLAMEKPSSREHQQWLTYWVLLSCLTLFELYLSTIISWIPLWPYMKLVFCLWLALPSFKGAAYVFENIATKYIKIENIEENPERDFVEEKKEKEDTKKKQKEDMKKKDDQDEDDEDEDEDSEEDDYEDMIKGDQKKVFRAWKLVDDYIEKNGADSLEKIVKAGLQGN, from the exons ATGGGGTTTTTTGAAAGAGCCACCGTTCACTTTTTTCATGCAGCAATCGG ATCTGCCATTGTGCTTCTCTATCCACT GTATGAATCGAAATTGGCAATGGAGAAACCTTCATCTCGAGAACATCAACAATGGTTGACATACTGGGTTTTGCTTTCATGTCTCACCCTTTTCGAGCTTTATTTGTCCACCATTATTTCATG gATTCCACTGTGGCCTTATATGAAGTTGGTGTTTTGCTTGTGGTTGGCGCTGCCAAGTTTCAAGGGTGCAGCTTATGTTTTTGAGAATATTGCAACGAAATACATCaagattgaaaatattgaagagaACCCCGAAAGAGATTTCGtggaggaaaagaaagaaaaagaggacacgaagaagaaacaaaaagaggacatgaagaagaaagacgaCCAAGACGAAGATGATGAAGACGAAGACGAAGACAGCGAGGAGGACGATTACGAGGACATGATCAAAGGCGATCAAAAGAAAGTCTTTCGTGCTTGGAAATTAGTGGATGattacattgaaaaaaatggagcTGATTCTTTAGAAAAGATTGTCAAAGCTGGTTTACAAG GCAACTGA